A stretch of Paenibacillus mucilaginosus 3016 DNA encodes these proteins:
- a CDS encoding fibronectin type III domain-containing protein, with protein sequence MSRFKPWPGTNASPGGGSGNGSLPRSYEGIEVVWWGNSIIEGQGLTDLQKFQTQLAKLNGMVNRIYGYPGKPWGYKGTGPDDTIYSNRALLPKTAKLYAMYGGGNDNRLNIPRGNVDDMVNTTFAGAINLGIVYIKTNMPGAKIVLITSLQRNGGDDGTGKPITGTTLNDLKLSLIDYNNMILAIGQKHDIPVWDLYNCGINNASIPKYMQSDGVHLNAQGAAKVALCGYGFFETIDLSIVSPPADTTAPTVPGKPTLTSKTHNSVTIAWTASSDAVGVTGYIVTGGPSPVNVTGTSATIPGLTPETNYTLSVKAKDAAGNVSAASEALTVTTDAAPTGGGGTTVTTYYENTFTGADGSANGQVAESGQATNTATAVTPDNWVISGNRMKYSGTTGDRIIMSTSATGGDYTTEAQIYPAGGKAGVVFRAKDGTEYMWVRFDQAGNAGEEIKMFKKHESTGANTQIAAGPVKINTTGSNIVKIVCAANNVKVFVDDNQAINYTLTAAEQAKYGDNTGVGLYAGGENASTWEYLKSYSN encoded by the coding sequence ATGTCGCGCTTTAAGCCTTGGCCGGGTACGAACGCGAGTCCAGGGGGAGGCTCGGGAAACGGATCTCTTCCCCGAAGTTACGAAGGTATTGAAGTGGTTTGGTGGGGCAACTCCATCATCGAGGGACAGGGATTGACGGACCTGCAAAAGTTTCAAACGCAGCTTGCCAAATTGAACGGGATGGTTAACCGAATCTATGGGTATCCCGGCAAACCGTGGGGTTATAAAGGCACCGGTCCCGACGATACGATCTACTCGAACAGGGCGCTGCTTCCGAAAACGGCAAAGCTCTACGCGATGTACGGTGGTGGAAACGACAACCGGTTAAATATCCCGCGGGGCAACGTGGATGACATGGTAAACACCACTTTTGCGGGCGCAATCAACCTGGGCATCGTTTATATTAAAACGAACATGCCCGGAGCAAAGATCGTCCTGATTACATCACTGCAGCGCAATGGTGGAGACGATGGAACGGGAAAGCCAATCACCGGTACAACATTGAACGATCTGAAACTGAGCCTGATCGATTACAACAATATGATTTTGGCAATCGGGCAAAAGCACGACATCCCGGTTTGGGATCTATACAATTGCGGCATCAACAATGCGAGCATCCCGAAATATATGCAGTCGGATGGTGTTCATTTAAATGCCCAGGGAGCGGCCAAAGTGGCGCTGTGCGGATATGGGTTCTTTGAGACCATCGATTTGTCGATCGTTTCCCCGCCGGCTGACACAACGGCACCAACAGTACCAGGGAAACCAACGCTGACGAGCAAAACTCATAACAGCGTTACGATTGCTTGGACAGCGTCTTCCGATGCAGTGGGTGTAACGGGCTATATTGTGACGGGCGGACCAAGTCCTGTAAACGTCACAGGCACTTCAGCGACCATTCCAGGACTGACTCCGGAAACGAACTATACGCTTTCCGTCAAAGCTAAGGATGCAGCGGGGAATGTATCTGCAGCGTCAGAGGCTCTGACGGTAACGACCGATGCGGCGCCAACGGGCGGCGGTGGTACAACGGTAACGACTTATTATGAAAATACCTTTACCGGGGCCGATGGATCCGCAAATGGGCAAGTCGCAGAAAGTGGACAGGCTACCAACACCGCAACCGCAGTAACCCCGGATAACTGGGTGATTTCGGGTAACCGGATGAAATATTCGGGAACGACGGGGGACCGGATTATCATGTCCACTTCCGCGACCGGTGGGGACTATACAACTGAAGCTCAGATCTACCCTGCCGGAGGTAAAGCCGGTGTGGTTTTTCGGGCAAAAGATGGAACGGAGTATATGTGGGTTCGGTTTGATCAGGCGGGCAATGCCGGAGAAGAAATCAAGATGTTTAAGAAGCACGAATCGACGGGAGCCAATACGCAGATCGCCGCAGGCCCAGTAAAGATCAACACGACGGGGTCAAATATCGTGAAGATTGTTTGCGCAGCGAACAACGTCAAAGTCTTTGTAGATGACAACCAGGCAATCAACTATACCCTGACAGCGGCAGAACAGGCCAAGTATGGTGATAATACGGGAGTCGGACTGTACGCGGGCGGTGAGAACGCCTCTACATGGGAATACCTTAAATCATATTCGAACTAA
- the gpG gene encoding phage tail assembly chaperone G codes for MKLVLRINGKPKTFTVSFVSGRMLRKTLEISKNTNFNNVTLEALDTLVEFVVELFEKQFTVDEFYDGIEADKLLQSVMDCIYQVTGKAAKALEPLSDPNA; via the coding sequence ATGAAACTCGTTCTGCGGATCAATGGAAAGCCAAAAACTTTCACCGTTTCATTTGTGAGCGGCCGCATGCTGCGTAAAACACTGGAAATTTCCAAAAACACAAATTTTAATAACGTAACGCTTGAAGCGTTAGATACCTTGGTTGAATTTGTCGTGGAGCTTTTCGAAAAGCAGTTCACGGTGGATGAATTCTATGACGGCATCGAGGCCGATAAGCTACTGCAGTCGGTTATGGACTGCATTTATCAAGTCACGGGTAAGGCAGCCAAAGCATTAGAGCCGCTGAGCGACCCAAACGCATAG
- a CDS encoding siphovirus ReqiPepy6 Gp37-like family protein — protein MNKYPALIFDPELRYLAQIDNYEYLQWTRRWRNPHTWELQINRNKTNTQYLQADNFIAVKRGGKWRAGIIAHRELPLTQEGKLSETWTVKGRDFSGVFLERLALHMTDTGSGYDDQRGIAEQVMRHYVNVNCIEPSNPDRVIPFLQLGLNYARGQTVEMRARFQTVAALLENLSFASGLGYETLFDLESTSFSFNVLSGRNLTPGQTEHPPVIFSPEFDNVESMAFRHSILDSKNVAIVGGKGEAQDRLVVSVANGSPKGLKRREVFIDARDLETAEQLLQRGNERLAEYGEELVMEFQHLPWGPFKYGVDFDLGDIVHARYPGVGSTESRIVGVVEELTPDKGEAVRLVVGKEWPDLVSVLKADRRNLETEVRR, from the coding sequence GTGAACAAATATCCCGCCCTTATCTTTGATCCGGAACTGCGTTATCTCGCCCAGATCGACAATTACGAGTATCTGCAGTGGACGCGCCGCTGGCGTAACCCCCACACCTGGGAGCTTCAGATTAACCGAAATAAAACAAACACCCAGTACCTCCAGGCTGATAACTTCATTGCCGTAAAACGCGGGGGCAAGTGGCGTGCCGGTATCATCGCACATCGGGAGCTGCCGCTGACACAAGAGGGCAAGCTCTCGGAAACCTGGACGGTGAAAGGCAGGGACTTCTCCGGGGTGTTCCTTGAACGTCTGGCATTGCATATGACGGATACCGGCAGTGGGTACGATGATCAGCGAGGCATCGCGGAACAGGTCATGAGGCATTACGTGAATGTGAACTGCATTGAGCCGAGTAATCCGGACCGTGTCATACCCTTCCTGCAGCTTGGGTTGAACTATGCCCGGGGGCAAACGGTAGAGATGCGGGCACGGTTCCAAACGGTTGCCGCACTGCTTGAGAACCTCTCCTTTGCTTCCGGACTCGGATATGAGACCTTGTTTGACCTGGAGTCCACCTCATTTTCCTTTAACGTTCTCTCCGGCCGCAACCTGACGCCAGGCCAGACCGAGCATCCGCCGGTGATCTTCTCTCCGGAATTCGATAATGTCGAAAGTATGGCTTTCCGTCATAGTATCCTGGACTCCAAAAACGTGGCGATTGTCGGCGGCAAGGGGGAAGCGCAGGATCGGCTAGTGGTCTCCGTTGCAAACGGTTCGCCCAAAGGTCTGAAGCGGCGAGAAGTATTTATCGATGCACGCGACCTGGAGACAGCAGAGCAGCTGTTGCAGCGCGGAAATGAGCGCTTGGCTGAATATGGCGAGGAGCTCGTCATGGAGTTCCAGCACCTGCCCTGGGGGCCCTTTAAATACGGCGTCGATTTCGATCTGGGTGATATTGTCCACGCTCGGTATCCGGGCGTAGGCAGCACGGAATCCCGAATTGTGGGTGTGGTCGAAGAGCTCACGCCGGATAAGGGAGAAGCGGTCAGGCTTGTTGTCGGTAAAGAGTGGCCGGATCTGGTCAGCGTATTAAAAGCAGATCGAAGAAATTTGGAGACGGAGGTGAGAAGATAG
- the gp17 gene encoding tail completion protein gp17 yields MINVKPEVLESLREDEELLLLLGGPRVYQLVAPEPGKFPRITFFEVSNVDDSYADDSAISSQIVIQVDVWNKTNTSAIADRVDAVMKNIGFSRSGSADLYENDTGIFHKAMRYTTRREEV; encoded by the coding sequence ATGATCAACGTCAAACCAGAAGTATTGGAATCTCTTCGAGAGGACGAGGAGCTTCTTTTGTTACTCGGGGGCCCCCGGGTATACCAGCTTGTTGCACCAGAGCCGGGCAAGTTTCCGCGGATCACGTTTTTCGAGGTCAGTAACGTTGACGACAGCTATGCCGATGATTCTGCGATCTCCAGCCAGATTGTCATTCAAGTTGACGTATGGAATAAAACCAATACGTCAGCCATAGCGGATCGGGTAGATGCGGTCATGAAGAATATTGGCTTTTCTCGCTCGGGCTCCGCTGACCTCTACGAGAATGACACAGGAATCTTTCACAAAGCAATGAGATACACAACACGAAGGGAGGAGGTTTAA
- a CDS encoding major tail protein, whose product MAGVRIGLRDLHYAKLLSDNSSGAMYAAPQKIAGAISAKVTPSSTTETLYADDGAAETATALGEIAVELNVKDLTLQQLADLLGRTVVNGIMVSKDTDTAPYVAIGFRSIKSNGKFRYKWLFKGRFSLPAEEYKTQGDKPEFQTPVISGVFVKREFDGWWEVTGDEDEPGFTLGDTWFNKVFEAGDSENPTLPVFVSANQVVFQ is encoded by the coding sequence ATGGCTGGAGTACGCATAGGTCTAAGAGACCTGCATTATGCCAAACTGCTCAGTGACAACAGTTCAGGGGCAATGTACGCAGCACCGCAGAAGATTGCTGGTGCCATCAGCGCGAAAGTCACACCGAGCTCGACAACCGAAACGCTCTATGCTGATGACGGCGCGGCAGAAACAGCAACGGCCTTGGGGGAGATTGCCGTTGAGCTCAATGTAAAAGATCTGACATTGCAGCAGCTGGCGGATCTTCTCGGGCGGACCGTGGTCAATGGCATTATGGTAAGTAAGGATACGGACACGGCTCCGTATGTTGCCATCGGCTTCCGTTCGATCAAATCGAACGGGAAGTTTCGGTATAAATGGCTGTTCAAAGGACGTTTTAGCCTGCCGGCCGAGGAATATAAGACGCAAGGAGACAAGCCTGAATTCCAGACTCCAGTGATCAGCGGCGTCTTCGTCAAACGGGAGTTTGATGGATGGTGGGAAGTAACCGGCGATGAAGATGAGCCAGGCTTTACCCTGGGCGATACCTGGTTCAACAAAGTATTTGAAGCCGGAGATTCGGAAAATCCAACGTTGCCGGTATTTGTTTCGGCGAACCAAGTTGTCTTTCAATAA
- a CDS encoding phage head closure protein produces the protein MNPAKYNRRIHILQPVRGEDNEGIPVITWAPIICLWAAVKPLRGREYFQAAAINQENTLRVEIRYRTGITSEMRVQYAGKLYNINAILDPDEAHRELHLMCLEVQEHGGDEAGGHG, from the coding sequence ATGAATCCGGCCAAGTATAATCGCCGCATCCACATCCTGCAGCCGGTACGGGGAGAAGACAATGAAGGGATACCAGTGATCACCTGGGCCCCAATCATTTGCTTGTGGGCAGCGGTAAAGCCCCTTAGGGGACGGGAGTATTTCCAGGCCGCAGCCATCAACCAGGAGAACACCTTAAGGGTGGAAATTCGGTACCGTACAGGCATAACGAGTGAGATGCGGGTGCAATATGCCGGCAAGCTCTATAACATCAACGCGATCCTTGATCCCGATGAAGCCCATAGGGAGCTTCACCTGATGTGTTTGGAGGTGCAGGAACATGGCGGAGATGAAGCTGGAGGGCATGGATGA
- a CDS encoding HK97-gp10 family putative phage morphogenesis protein translates to MAEMKLEGMDELVKRLQEMGRKGAAIERAALQAGGEVIRSAASERAPRSNDAPHLADNIKISKIKTSQGMKYVLVGPQKGDNSEFFYGKFLEWGTSKMAARPFLGPVAAEKQGEVIEKMKQAIKDGLGL, encoded by the coding sequence ATGGCGGAGATGAAGCTGGAGGGCATGGATGAGCTGGTGAAACGGCTGCAGGAGATGGGCCGGAAGGGTGCAGCCATCGAAAGAGCAGCACTGCAGGCTGGCGGCGAAGTCATTCGGAGTGCTGCAAGCGAGCGGGCTCCGCGGAGTAATGATGCTCCCCATTTGGCGGATAACATCAAGATCAGCAAGATCAAGACCAGCCAGGGCATGAAATATGTGCTGGTCGGTCCGCAAAAAGGGGATAACTCCGAGTTTTTCTACGGTAAATTCCTCGAGTGGGGAACCAGTAAGATGGCTGCACGTCCGTTTTTGGGCCCTGTTGCGGCCGAGAAGCAGGGGGAAGTGATTGAAAAGATGAAGCAGGCGATCAAGGATGGACTGGGCTTATGA
- a CDS encoding phage tail domain-containing protein, giving the protein MRKISFTNANKERIVLQSTGPYFLTKLEGVAAVRTTVQLNKSPFQDGQTYLGNNLDVREITIEGSIVPGAVTLEERRRTLMRVLNPKLGLGIVRYEDAGGAKEIRAIAEESPVFPDKQHGVYQKFLISFLCPDPAFYDPRIQKVNLASFTGGISFPFSFPISFGRVGQFITLNNRGDLDAPVFITFLGPLKNPVLENKTTGQMIKLVQEIPEGHRLEINTAFGNKTVTKIAEDGTRSNAFHWVAPESEFWGLVPGENEISYQATEESKFGAVTLEYQPRYLGV; this is encoded by the coding sequence GTGCGTAAGATTTCCTTTACCAACGCGAACAAAGAGCGTATCGTGCTTCAGAGTACCGGCCCATATTTCCTGACCAAGCTCGAAGGAGTTGCGGCAGTCCGCACAACGGTGCAACTCAACAAATCACCTTTCCAAGACGGTCAGACTTACCTTGGCAACAACCTTGATGTTCGTGAGATAACGATCGAGGGATCGATCGTGCCCGGAGCAGTGACGTTAGAGGAGAGGCGCCGGACTTTGATGCGGGTTCTTAACCCAAAGCTTGGCCTGGGGATCGTCCGGTATGAGGATGCCGGCGGGGCCAAGGAGATCCGGGCAATCGCAGAGGAATCACCGGTATTCCCAGATAAACAGCACGGGGTCTATCAGAAGTTTCTGATTTCCTTCCTGTGCCCGGATCCGGCTTTTTATGATCCGAGGATTCAAAAGGTAAACCTGGCCTCCTTTACTGGCGGCATCTCCTTTCCGTTCAGCTTCCCAATCAGCTTTGGGCGCGTCGGCCAGTTCATTACGCTCAACAACCGTGGGGACCTTGACGCCCCGGTGTTTATTACCTTTCTCGGGCCGTTGAAGAATCCCGTGCTTGAGAACAAGACCACGGGCCAGATGATCAAGCTGGTGCAGGAAATCCCAGAAGGGCACCGGCTTGAGATCAATACAGCATTCGGTAATAAGACGGTGACAAAGATCGCCGAGGACGGCACTAGGTCCAATGCGTTTCACTGGGTGGCGCCGGAATCCGAATTTTGGGGGCTGGTACCGGGAGAGAACGAAATTTCTTATCAGGCAACAGAGGAATCGAAGTTTGGCGCTGTGACTCTGGAATACCAGCCGCGTTACTTGGGGGTGTAG
- a CDS encoding phage tail tape measure protein has protein sequence MAEEEAGSVVVKVGMDGSGFQNGISNINRQLRLIQSEFAAASAKLGDFGNSAEGLKLQSDALSKQMSLQQQKVDALQKAYEKAAESKGKDAKATQELEIKLNKAKEELAKTEKKLESVNEEIEKQNNRWNKLAGTLNDIRDRFQALGDQLSGIGGMLSATLTTALAGIGIGAIGAASDVDKSAGKMQASLGLTAEEADKLSATTQNLWKDAFGESMEDVTQGLITVKQNMQGLDDGSLEKVTKDAFTLRDAFGAEVNETTRTASVLMKNFGIDGSTAMDLITVGFQKGGNFSDELLDTMREYAPQFRAMGIGAEDMLGILIKGAETGAFNLDKVGDALKEFNIRAKDGSELTSQAFSALGFNADEMSAKFAAGGETGKVAFQAVTVALAGLQDPLTRNAIGVALFGTQWEDLEAKVVTSMATGIGSVTGFQGATQRAGDALRDNLGVRATKVWREFQTALQPLGEMMIGLAEEILPQVSAAVQSLTQWFSNLSPDGQKLTLVLGAIAAAAGPVVMIVAQMVGAVTTLIGAFSAVSLKIAAAGGVMGLLTGPIGITIASIAALAAGAYLVVKNWDQIKSFFSGLGSWLSSYFSNLVSTVTTYGQFIMTGLMAGINSKLQPVINMITAVANGITSSFRRIMGIRSPSKVMEEYGQFIDEGLVQGMALGQDSVLEQTQSIADGIKQTMEKNIGMLNKLGEAIVGALRKQYEEMESIQTAALDKQLENEKKASDERQKVYDKEYAEKLKLIDEETYNKVKAVQDQIDSIDSQTSNEEKALKAQEEQTRLAELQKKIAAAETAEERARLQEELSSTIAKYEREQLLEQRNNQKETLKKQIEGLKEASAEQKEMLKADLDSKKEQEKLRASQVEESLKAEKDAVKKHFDELTTQENLQLEARKLVVDKNNQEIVDLLQKYNPSWQNAGQSFADSLINGINSEKQSIADAVGKTIDLQPMVQKQMSVLDELQKKIASLQQAEKAEAGAAGEESPFPDSGGFAGSGGGDIGGLGAAADNTSAKLEGLMQTTTTLQQDLTGNFIPSVEGISGAWNGVMNSSSNVWGQITSNLTQTWAGIASQAQQVWSGITGFFTSSWNSFLSVATSVSNGIHTGVTDTWNNISAHINSVVSEIVGTVMTIFGGMSAGISSVFSGIESIISGSWTVIKNVTLGSILLLLDLVTFNFTELTSHAGQIWENLRTAFRLIWEGIQLVFTSALETLKGGLATSWGLMKTDLIQSWNEAEAYLSTLWVNIIDQASTGWTDFKTSVTKLVEETISSTRTKWDELLSWFGELPEKLKGYAENMFRSMRDGFNNTVNEVTSAVRNGLDGAFDYIKKLPEEALQWGKDIIEGLIKGIRSAIGSVKAAIDSVASTVKGGITDALGIRSPSRVMMEYGGFTTEGFALGMKGGLSRVASAARTIASAAFPKVDLPNMAAPAGRTAVPASSSGGFVQNITINSPQPLSPAETARLNLRASRQLAMGWGLDGA, from the coding sequence ATGGCAGAGGAAGAAGCCGGCAGTGTGGTCGTTAAGGTCGGCATGGACGGCTCAGGCTTCCAAAACGGCATAAGTAACATCAACCGGCAGCTGCGCCTGATCCAAAGCGAGTTCGCGGCGGCTAGCGCTAAGCTCGGGGATTTTGGGAACAGCGCGGAAGGACTGAAGCTGCAGTCCGATGCGCTGTCCAAGCAGATGAGCCTGCAGCAGCAGAAGGTCGACGCACTGCAGAAGGCTTATGAGAAGGCGGCGGAAAGCAAGGGAAAGGACGCGAAAGCCACCCAGGAGCTTGAGATCAAACTCAACAAGGCTAAGGAAGAGCTGGCGAAGACTGAGAAGAAGCTCGAATCGGTTAATGAGGAGATCGAGAAGCAGAATAACCGCTGGAACAAACTGGCGGGCACGCTCAACGATATCAGGGATCGGTTTCAGGCGCTCGGAGATCAGCTGTCCGGCATTGGCGGCATGCTCAGTGCCACGCTGACTACGGCACTCGCCGGCATAGGTATCGGGGCGATCGGCGCAGCGTCCGATGTAGACAAGAGCGCAGGAAAGATGCAGGCGAGCCTGGGTCTGACGGCTGAGGAGGCCGATAAGCTCAGTGCGACAACCCAAAACTTGTGGAAAGATGCCTTCGGGGAAAGCATGGAGGATGTGACTCAGGGCCTCATCACCGTAAAGCAGAACATGCAGGGACTTGATGACGGCAGCCTCGAGAAGGTCACAAAGGATGCTTTTACATTGAGGGACGCCTTTGGCGCCGAGGTCAATGAAACCACTCGCACCGCCTCAGTACTGATGAAAAACTTTGGGATCGATGGCTCCACGGCGATGGACCTGATCACTGTTGGCTTCCAAAAAGGCGGAAACTTTAGCGACGAGCTGCTGGATACGATGCGCGAATATGCTCCGCAGTTTAGGGCAATGGGCATCGGTGCTGAAGACATGCTCGGTATCCTGATCAAAGGAGCAGAAACCGGAGCTTTCAACCTCGATAAAGTCGGTGACGCGCTGAAAGAATTCAACATCCGAGCGAAGGATGGAAGTGAGCTGACCTCTCAGGCATTCTCTGCTTTAGGGTTTAATGCGGATGAAATGAGCGCCAAGTTCGCCGCTGGCGGAGAGACAGGGAAGGTGGCATTCCAAGCTGTCACCGTGGCTTTGGCCGGGCTGCAGGACCCCTTAACGCGCAACGCAATCGGTGTTGCGCTTTTTGGCACGCAATGGGAGGACCTCGAGGCAAAAGTCGTCACTTCCATGGCCACAGGAATCGGATCCGTAACGGGATTTCAAGGGGCGACCCAACGTGCAGGGGATGCCCTGAGGGATAACCTCGGGGTCAGGGCAACCAAGGTGTGGAGGGAGTTCCAGACAGCCCTGCAGCCCCTCGGGGAGATGATGATCGGCTTGGCTGAGGAGATCCTTCCGCAGGTAAGCGCGGCGGTGCAGTCCCTGACGCAGTGGTTCTCCAACCTTTCGCCGGATGGCCAGAAGCTGACGCTTGTGCTCGGAGCAATCGCCGCGGCAGCCGGGCCTGTCGTGATGATCGTTGCTCAAATGGTGGGAGCTGTTACAACCCTCATTGGCGCCTTCTCTGCAGTTTCTTTAAAGATAGCAGCCGCCGGTGGGGTAATGGGATTACTCACCGGCCCGATCGGCATTACGATTGCATCGATAGCGGCCTTGGCTGCGGGTGCCTACCTGGTCGTGAAGAACTGGGATCAGATCAAGTCGTTCTTCTCGGGACTCGGCTCCTGGCTTTCATCGTATTTCAGCAATCTCGTTAGCACCGTCACCACATACGGCCAGTTCATCATGACCGGCCTGATGGCGGGAATAAACAGCAAGCTGCAGCCGGTCATCAACATGATTACGGCGGTGGCCAATGGCATCACGAGCTCCTTCCGGCGGATCATGGGCATCCGTTCTCCATCAAAGGTGATGGAGGAATACGGCCAGTTCATTGATGAGGGGCTTGTACAGGGGATGGCCTTAGGTCAGGACTCGGTGCTCGAGCAAACCCAAAGTATTGCCGATGGGATCAAGCAGACGATGGAGAAGAACATCGGCATGCTGAACAAGCTCGGTGAGGCGATCGTCGGAGCTCTGCGCAAGCAGTACGAGGAAATGGAGAGCATCCAAACCGCGGCGCTGGACAAGCAACTTGAGAATGAAAAGAAAGCCTCGGACGAGCGGCAAAAGGTCTACGACAAGGAGTACGCTGAGAAGCTGAAGCTCATTGACGAAGAAACCTACAACAAGGTCAAGGCCGTTCAGGACCAGATCGACAGCATCGACAGTCAGACAAGCAATGAGGAGAAAGCATTAAAGGCCCAGGAGGAGCAGACACGGCTCGCCGAGCTGCAGAAAAAGATCGCGGCAGCCGAGACAGCCGAGGAACGGGCTCGCCTGCAGGAAGAACTGAGCAGCACCATTGCCAAGTATGAACGGGAGCAGCTACTCGAGCAGCGGAACAACCAGAAGGAAACCCTGAAGAAACAAATCGAGGGGCTGAAGGAAGCATCCGCCGAGCAGAAGGAGATGCTGAAGGCCGATCTGGACAGCAAGAAGGAGCAGGAAAAGCTGCGGGCCTCGCAGGTGGAAGAGTCGCTCAAAGCGGAAAAGGATGCGGTCAAAAAGCACTTTGACGAACTGACGACACAAGAAAACCTGCAGCTGGAAGCCCGCAAGCTGGTGGTCGATAAGAACAATCAGGAAATCGTCGACTTGCTCCAGAAATACAATCCGAGCTGGCAGAACGCGGGCCAATCCTTTGCAGATAGCCTGATCAACGGAATCAACTCGGAGAAGCAGAGCATTGCCGATGCAGTCGGTAAAACCATCGATCTGCAGCCTATGGTGCAGAAGCAGATGAGTGTACTGGATGAGCTTCAGAAGAAGATTGCCAGCCTGCAGCAGGCCGAGAAAGCGGAAGCCGGCGCAGCAGGTGAAGAATCTCCTTTCCCCGACTCAGGAGGGTTTGCGGGCAGCGGCGGTGGGGATATAGGAGGTCTTGGTGCTGCCGCGGATAACACCTCGGCCAAGCTTGAGGGACTGATGCAAACCACTACTACCCTGCAGCAGGACCTCACAGGTAATTTCATCCCCTCGGTCGAGGGTATAAGCGGGGCATGGAACGGGGTTATGAACAGTTCGAGTAATGTGTGGGGTCAGATTACAAGCAATCTTACCCAGACATGGGCCGGCATCGCCAGCCAAGCACAGCAGGTGTGGTCAGGGATTACCGGCTTCTTCACATCCTCGTGGAACTCGTTTTTGTCCGTCGCCACCTCGGTGAGCAATGGCATCCACACGGGTGTGACTGACACCTGGAACAATATTTCTGCTCACATCAATTCGGTTGTGTCCGAGATCGTCGGCACCGTGATGACGATTTTCGGGGGAATGAGCGCTGGCATTTCGTCGGTGTTCAGCGGCATTGAATCGATTATCTCGGGCAGTTGGACCGTCATTAAAAACGTGACACTCGGTTCCATCCTCTTGCTGCTGGACCTGGTCACCTTCAATTTTACTGAACTGACCTCTCATGCCGGGCAGATTTGGGAGAACCTCAGAACGGCCTTCCGGCTGATTTGGGAAGGCATCCAGCTGGTCTTTACCAGCGCTCTGGAAACACTCAAAGGCGGTTTGGCTACTTCCTGGGGACTGATGAAGACGGACCTGATACAAAGTTGGAACGAGGCGGAAGCTTACCTCTCTACGCTGTGGGTCAATATCATTGACCAGGCGAGTACGGGCTGGACGGACTTCAAAACGTCAGTCACCAAGCTCGTGGAGGAGACGATCAGCAGCACCCGGACCAAGTGGGATGAACTTCTGAGCTGGTTTGGGGAGCTCCCCGAGAAGCTCAAGGGGTACGCCGAGAACATGTTCCGTTCCATGCGCGATGGCTTCAACAACACGGTAAATGAGGTTACCAGCGCTGTCAGAAACGGTCTGGACGGTGCCTTTGATTATATCAAGAAGCTGCCGGAGGAGGCCCTGCAGTGGGGGAAGGACATCATCGAAGGGCTGATTAAAGGTATTCGATCGGCAATCGGGTCCGTTAAAGCTGCGATCGACAGTGTAGCGAGCACCGTAAAAGGCGGCATCACCGACGCGTTGGGCATCCGCTCGCCTTCCCGGGTGATGATGGAATACGGCGGATTTACCACGGAGGGCTTCGCCCTTGGGATGAAGGGCGGACTGAGCCGTGTGGCCAGTGCTGCACGGACCATCGCCAGCGCTGCTTTCCCTAAGGTGGATCTGCCGAATATGGCGGCACCTGCGGGCAGAACGGCAGTGCCAGCGTCCTCATCAGGTGGCTTTGTGCAGAACATTACCATCAACTCTCCGCAGCCTCTTTCGCCGGCTGAAACGGCTCGGCTGAACCTGAGGGCAAGCCGGCAGCTTGCGATGGGATGGGGGTTAGACGGTGCGTAA